One genomic region from Thermoleptolyngbya sichuanensis A183 encodes:
- the psb28 gene encoding photosystem II reaction center protein Psb28 yields MTLPTIEFFEGIPEDLSGVSLRRDRTTGAQFVVMTFEQLKSIERFQSFTNRFNKALCLTDEEGRIEIEPDSIKFIFGGDEGDELKRVECRFELVREEHWARFMRFMNRYAEANGMEYQGKETNREN; encoded by the coding sequence ATGACCCTACCAACGATTGAATTTTTTGAAGGCATTCCCGAAGACCTGAGCGGCGTGAGCCTGAGGCGCGATCGCACGACAGGCGCTCAGTTTGTCGTGATGACGTTCGAGCAGCTCAAGTCTATCGAGCGGTTCCAGAGCTTCACTAACCGCTTTAATAAAGCCCTCTGCCTGACAGATGAAGAAGGCCGCATCGAGATCGAACCCGACAGCATAAAGTTTATCTTTGGCGGCGACGAGGGCGACGAGCTAAAGCGGGTGGAATGCCGCTTTGAGCTAGTCCGCGAGGAACATTGGGCGCGGTTTATGCGGTTTATGAATCGCTATGCCGAAGCGAACGGCATGGAATATCAGGGCAAAGAGACTAACCGCGAAAACTAG